A single genomic interval of Streptomyces showdoensis harbors:
- the holA gene encoding DNA polymerase III subunit delta has protein sequence MATRKTSTDDLLAPVTLAVGQEDLLLDRAVREVVTAARAADADTDVRDLMPEQLQPGALAELTSPSLFAERKVLVMRNAQDLPAETIKEIKAYLDAPAEEITLVVLHAGGAKGKGLLDAARKAGAREVACPKTTKPAERLSFVRQEFRSLGRSATPEACQVLVDAIGSDLRELAAAVAQLTADVDGTIDEAVVGRYYTGRAEASSFTVADRAVEGRAAEALEALRWSLSTGVAPVLITSALAQGVRAIGKLSSARGGRPADLARELGMPPWKIDRVRQQMRGWTPDGVSLALRAVAEADAGVKGGGDDPEYALEKAVVTIARAARMRRG, from the coding sequence ATGGCCACCAGAAAGACTTCCACCGACGACCTCCTCGCCCCCGTCACGCTCGCCGTGGGCCAGGAGGACCTGCTGCTCGACCGCGCGGTCCGCGAGGTGGTGACGGCGGCCCGCGCCGCCGACGCCGACACGGACGTCCGCGACCTCATGCCCGAGCAGCTCCAGCCCGGCGCCCTCGCGGAGCTGACCAGCCCCTCGCTCTTCGCCGAGCGCAAGGTCCTGGTCATGCGGAACGCCCAGGACCTCCCGGCGGAGACGATCAAGGAGATCAAGGCGTACCTCGACGCGCCGGCCGAGGAGATCACCCTCGTGGTGCTGCACGCCGGCGGCGCGAAGGGCAAGGGACTGCTCGACGCGGCCCGCAAGGCGGGCGCGCGCGAGGTGGCCTGCCCCAAGACGACCAAGCCGGCGGAGCGGCTGAGCTTCGTGCGGCAGGAGTTCCGCTCGCTGGGGCGCTCGGCCACGCCCGAGGCGTGCCAGGTGCTGGTCGACGCGATCGGCAGCGACCTGCGCGAGCTGGCCGCGGCGGTGGCCCAGCTGACGGCGGACGTCGACGGCACGATCGACGAGGCGGTGGTCGGGCGCTACTACACGGGCCGCGCCGAGGCCTCCTCCTTCACGGTCGCGGACCGGGCCGTCGAGGGGCGGGCGGCGGAGGCCCTGGAGGCCCTGCGCTGGTCCCTCTCGACCGGTGTCGCGCCCGTCCTGATCACCAGCGCCCTGGCCCAGGGCGTCCGCGCCATCGGCAAGCTCTCCTCGGCCCGCGGCGGCCGGCCCGCGGACCTCGCGCGCGAGCTGGGCATGCCGCCGTGGAAGATCGACCGCGTGCGCCAGCAGATGCGCGGCTGGACCCCCGACGGGGTCTCCCTCGCGCTGCGGGCGGTCGCGGAGGCGGACGCCGGGGTCAAGGGCGGCGGCGACGACCCGGAGTACGCGCTGGAGAAGGCGGTCGTCACGATCGCCAGGGCGGCGCGGATGCGACGGGGCTGA
- a CDS encoding winged helix-turn-helix domain-containing protein, which yields MTEQSHSIELTDPRALRAYAHPTRMTLVGLLRKSGPFTATKAAELTGESVASCSYHLRILAKYGLVEQAPGGKGREKPWRATARFTEWPDRSEDAAVAQAADALSAAVTEHYFQRVLKALENRHALPEEWREAEQFGDTLLHLTPEELTGLGQRIDELLRPYEEREAEPALRPEGARPVGILRIAFVDRESDSDAGEA from the coding sequence ATGACGGAGCAGTCGCACAGCATCGAGCTCACCGACCCGCGCGCCCTGCGCGCCTACGCCCATCCCACCCGGATGACCCTCGTGGGCCTGCTGCGCAAGAGCGGCCCGTTCACCGCCACCAAGGCGGCCGAGCTGACCGGCGAGTCCGTGGCCAGCTGCTCGTACCACCTGCGGATACTCGCCAAGTACGGGCTCGTCGAGCAGGCCCCGGGCGGCAAGGGACGGGAGAAGCCCTGGCGGGCGACGGCCCGGTTCACCGAGTGGCCGGACCGCAGCGAGGACGCCGCGGTGGCCCAGGCGGCGGACGCGCTCAGCGCCGCCGTGACGGAGCACTACTTCCAGCGGGTCCTGAAGGCCCTGGAGAACCGGCACGCCCTGCCCGAGGAGTGGCGCGAGGCCGAGCAGTTCGGCGACACGCTGCTCCACCTCACCCCCGAGGAGCTGACCGGGCTCGGGCAGCGGATCGACGAGCTGCTGCGCCCGTACGAGGAGCGGGAGGCCGAACCGGCCCTGCGGCCCGAGGGCGCCCGTCCCGTGGGCATCCTGCGGATCGCCTTCGTGGACCGCGAGTCCGACTCCGACGCAGGGGAGGCGTGA
- a CDS encoding ComEC/Rec2 family competence protein has translation MSPAVPAGGGRPEGPAGWDEGPADLRLVPPALAAWGGAAVAVGVVGWWSVAGVLLCLAGAALLLRPAARRGLRATACAGVLLCAAAGAASGGLHAADLRRGPVPGLARDGGRVGAEVVVASDPRLTRPRAGGSRAAPVSVVLEGEVVRVEDRDGAVHRTRAPVLVVVVAGDGRREWLRLLPSTRLRVTGRLALPARAGDPFAAVLRADGAGPPRVTGPPSGLQRTAGSLRAGLRRATEGLPPDARALLPGLVVGDTSRIGPELEEAFEATDLTHLLAVSGSNLTLVLLLLIGRPGSAQRSERGGLAPRLGIPLRTTALAGGGLTLAFVVVCRPDPSVLRAAACGLVTLLAIATGRRRSLIPALAAAVLVLVLYDPWLARSYGFLLSVLATGALLTVAPRWSEALARRGVPGRVAEALAATLAAQAVCAPVVAVFAARVSLVAVPANVLAEPAVAPATVLGFAALGLAQVWPWAAGAVAWAAGWPAGWIAGVARAGAGLPGAETEWPDGWWGGLLLALLSGIVVLAARRLPYRRWIGAGCGVLLFLAVVRPPPLARLVTGWPPSGWVFAMCQVGQGDATVLAAGGDAAVVVDAGPEPAPVDRCLRDLGVRRIPLLVLTHFHADHVAGLPGVLRGRAVGAIQTTGLAEPPEQAEFVRRTAAAAGVPLVPAGAGERRVLGPLEWRVLWPGAVPGRAGHGGTGSGGADPGGSDSGGAEGGSGANDASVTLFVRTAGGLTLLLLGDLEPPAQRGLLRAYPALPPVDVLKVAHHGSAHQDLGLIRAVRPRLALVSAGRDNPYGHPSPLTLGALRAGGARVLSTDRDGAIAVTGAGPALVAHALGAGAD, from the coding sequence ATGAGCCCCGCCGTCCCGGCCGGAGGCGGACGTCCCGAGGGGCCCGCCGGGTGGGACGAGGGCCCGGCCGATCTGCGGCTCGTGCCGCCTGCGCTGGCCGCGTGGGGCGGGGCGGCCGTCGCCGTGGGCGTCGTCGGCTGGTGGAGCGTGGCGGGCGTGCTGCTCTGTCTGGCCGGGGCCGCGCTGTTGCTCCGCCCGGCCGCCCGGCGCGGGTTACGGGCGACCGCCTGTGCCGGGGTGCTGCTCTGCGCCGCCGCCGGGGCCGCGTCCGGCGGGCTGCACGCGGCCGATCTGCGGCGCGGTCCGGTGCCTGGACTCGCCCGGGACGGCGGCCGGGTGGGGGCGGAGGTGGTCGTCGCCTCCGATCCGCGGCTGACCCGGCCGAGGGCGGGCGGGAGCCGGGCGGCTCCGGTCTCGGTGGTCCTGGAGGGCGAGGTGGTCCGCGTCGAGGACCGGGACGGCGCGGTGCACCGGACCAGAGCCCCGGTCCTGGTCGTGGTGGTGGCGGGAGACGGGCGCCGGGAGTGGCTGCGACTGCTGCCGTCGACCCGGCTGCGGGTGACGGGGCGGCTCGCGCTCCCGGCCCGGGCGGGCGACCCCTTCGCCGCGGTGCTGCGGGCGGACGGTGCGGGACCGCCCCGCGTCACGGGGCCGCCGAGCGGGCTCCAGCGCACCGCCGGGAGCCTGCGGGCAGGGCTGCGGCGGGCGACGGAGGGCCTGCCCCCGGACGCGCGGGCCCTGCTGCCGGGCCTGGTGGTCGGGGACACCTCCCGGATCGGTCCGGAGCTGGAGGAGGCCTTCGAGGCGACCGACCTCACGCACCTTCTGGCCGTGTCCGGGTCGAACCTCACGCTCGTGCTGCTCCTCCTCATCGGCCGTCCCGGCAGCGCGCAGCGGAGCGAGCGGGGCGGTCTCGCCCCGAGGCTCGGCATCCCGCTGCGGACCACCGCACTGGCCGGGGGCGGTCTCACGCTCGCCTTCGTCGTGGTCTGCCGTCCCGACCCGAGCGTGCTGCGGGCGGCGGCCTGCGGGCTCGTCACGCTGCTGGCCATCGCGACGGGCCGCCGCCGGTCGCTGATCCCGGCGCTCGCGGCGGCGGTGCTCGTCCTGGTGCTGTACGACCCGTGGCTGGCCCGCAGTTACGGCTTCCTGTTGTCGGTCCTGGCCACCGGGGCGCTGCTGACGGTGGCCCCACGATGGAGCGAGGCGCTGGCCCGGCGCGGGGTGCCGGGCCGGGTCGCGGAGGCGCTGGCGGCCACGCTGGCGGCGCAGGCGGTGTGCGCGCCCGTGGTGGCGGTGTTCGCGGCCCGGGTGAGTCTGGTGGCGGTCCCCGCCAACGTCCTCGCGGAGCCCGCGGTGGCCCCGGCCACGGTGCTCGGGTTCGCCGCCCTGGGGCTCGCGCAGGTGTGGCCGTGGGCCGCCGGGGCCGTGGCGTGGGCCGCCGGGTGGCCCGCCGGCTGGATCGCGGGGGTGGCCCGTGCCGGGGCGGGGCTGCCGGGGGCGGAGACGGAGTGGCCGGACGGCTGGTGGGGCGGGCTGCTGCTCGCGCTGCTCTCCGGGATCGTGGTCCTGGCCGCGCGGCGGCTGCCGTACCGGCGGTGGATCGGGGCGGGCTGCGGGGTGCTGCTGTTCCTGGCGGTGGTGCGGCCGCCGCCGTTGGCCCGGCTGGTGACCGGGTGGCCGCCGTCGGGCTGGGTGTTCGCGATGTGCCAGGTCGGCCAGGGCGACGCGACGGTGCTGGCGGCCGGCGGGGACGCGGCCGTCGTGGTGGACGCGGGGCCCGAGCCGGCGCCGGTCGACCGGTGCCTGCGGGACCTCGGGGTGCGCCGGATCCCGCTGCTGGTGCTGACCCACTTCCACGCGGACCACGTCGCGGGGCTGCCCGGTGTGCTGCGCGGACGGGCGGTGGGAGCGATCCAGACGACCGGGCTCGCGGAGCCGCCGGAGCAGGCCGAGTTCGTGCGCCGGACGGCCGCGGCGGCGGGGGTCCCGCTGGTGCCGGCCGGGGCGGGGGAGCGGCGCGTGCTGGGCCCGCTGGAGTGGCGGGTGCTGTGGCCGGGGGCCGTACCCGGCCGGGCCGGGCACGGGGGGACGGGTTCCGGCGGGGCGGACCCCGGTGGCTCGGATTCCGGAGGGGCGGAGGGCGGTTCCGGGGCCAACGACGCCAGCGTCACGCTGTTCGTCCGCACCGCGGGAGGGCTGACCCTGCTGCTCCTCGGGGACCTCGAACCCCCGGCCCAGCGGGGCCTGTTGCGGGCGTATCCGGCGCTGCCGCCCGTCGACGTGCTCAAGGTCGCCCATCACGGGTCCGCCCATCAGGACCTGGGGCTCATACGGGCGGTGCGGCCCCGGCTGGCCCTGGTGTCGGCGGGCCGGGACAACCCCTACGGGCACCCCTCGCCGCTGACCCTCGGGGCGCTGCGGGCCGGCGGGGCCCGGGTGCTGAGCACCGACAGGGACGGGGCGATCGCGGTGACCGGGGCAGGTCCGGCGCTGGTGGCGCACGCGCTCGGGGCCGGGGCGGACTGA
- a CDS encoding MFS transporter: MAIADRLPALLRERPFRRYWTGQTVSFVGDQISLMALPLAAVLVLGADAAEMGWLKTAELLPALLLNLPLGAWVDRQARRRRAMIAADLGRAALLLTLPVAYLLDALTLAQLYAVAFGVGALTVLFEVCNTTLFVAMVPTESYVRANSLVNGSRSMAWLAGPGIGGVLVQVLTAPFALLADALTYLVSAGYLARISPVEPPPAPVEKGHLVQGLRWVVRNPSMRALFAASGTVQFFNYMFHTLFVLYATAELGLSAGVLGAVLAAGAVGGLLGAAWSGAIVARIGIGPSLVAGFVGFTLPLVLIPLAAGPLPLVLGLLFVAEFLSCAGVMTADIAAGSFQMALIPDAIRARVMGAFRTLNHGFRPLGALAGGLLGTTLGLRPTLWLATAGAVLAVLWLLPSPLARLRDLPEREPVPARA; encoded by the coding sequence ATGGCGATCGCCGACCGCCTACCCGCGCTGTTGCGCGAGCGCCCCTTCCGGCGGTACTGGACCGGGCAGACCGTCTCCTTCGTCGGCGACCAGATCTCGCTGATGGCGCTCCCGCTCGCCGCCGTCCTGGTCCTGGGGGCCGACGCCGCCGAGATGGGCTGGCTGAAGACGGCCGAGCTGCTGCCCGCGCTGCTGCTCAACCTGCCGCTCGGCGCCTGGGTCGACCGGCAGGCCCGGCGCCGCCGCGCCATGATCGCGGCGGACCTCGGCAGGGCGGCGCTGCTGCTCACCCTCCCCGTCGCCTACCTGCTCGACGCGCTGACGCTCGCCCAGCTGTACGCGGTGGCCTTCGGGGTGGGCGCGCTCACGGTGCTGTTCGAGGTGTGCAACACCACCCTGTTCGTGGCGATGGTCCCCACCGAGAGCTACGTCCGGGCCAACTCGCTGGTCAACGGCAGCCGTTCGATGGCGTGGCTGGCGGGCCCCGGCATCGGCGGCGTGCTGGTGCAGGTGCTCACGGCGCCCTTCGCCCTGCTCGCGGACGCGCTCACGTACCTCGTCTCGGCCGGGTACCTGGCCCGGATCAGCCCGGTGGAGCCGCCGCCCGCGCCCGTCGAGAAGGGGCACTTAGTCCAGGGGCTGCGCTGGGTGGTGCGGAACCCGTCGATGCGCGCGCTGTTCGCCGCCTCCGGGACGGTCCAGTTCTTCAACTACATGTTCCACACCCTGTTCGTGCTCTACGCCACGGCCGAACTCGGCCTGAGTGCCGGCGTGCTGGGCGCGGTGCTCGCGGCGGGGGCGGTGGGCGGCCTCCTCGGGGCGGCGTGGAGCGGCGCGATCGTCGCGCGGATCGGGATCGGCCCGTCGCTGGTGGCCGGGTTCGTCGGCTTCACCCTGCCGCTGGTCCTGATACCGCTCGCCGCGGGGCCGCTGCCGCTGGTGCTCGGGCTGCTGTTCGTGGCCGAGTTCCTGTCCTGCGCCGGCGTGATGACGGCGGACATCGCCGCGGGCTCGTTCCAGATGGCGCTGATACCCGACGCCATCCGCGCCCGGGTGATGGGTGCCTTCCGGACGCTCAACCACGGATTCCGTCCGCTCGGCGCCCTCGCCGGCGGCCTGCTCGGGACGACCCTCGGGCTGCGGCCCACGCTCTGGCTGGCGACGGCCGGGGCCGTCCTGGCCGTGCTGTGGCTGCTGCCCTCGCCGCTGGCCCGCCTGCGGGACCTGCCGGAGCGGGAGCCCGTCCCGGCGCGGGCCTGA
- the rpsT gene encoding 30S ribosomal protein S20, producing the protein MANIKSQIKRNKTNEKARLRNKAVKSSLKTAIRKAREAVAAGDLEKATVAARAASRQLDKAVSKGVIHKNAAANKKSALAIKVASLQG; encoded by the coding sequence GTGGCGAACATCAAGTCCCAGATCAAGCGGAACAAGACCAACGAGAAGGCGCGCCTGCGCAACAAGGCCGTCAAGTCGTCGCTCAAGACCGCGATCCGCAAGGCCCGTGAGGCTGTCGCCGCCGGCGACCTCGAGAAGGCCACCGTTGCCGCTCGTGCCGCCTCGCGTCAGCTCGACAAGGCTGTCTCGAAGGGTGTCATCCACAAGAACGCCGCCGCCAACAAGAAGTCGGCGCTGGCGATCAAGGTTGCCTCCCTCCAGGGCTGA
- a CDS encoding helix-hairpin-helix domain-containing protein, protein MPLWVQSRCGLERRSLAALAVVLVVAAGVAGAFFWAGRPQQVRAPEVVGAARPLPPADVSPAEPGFPSPAASAPPVVVVDVGGKVLRPGVLTLPAGSRVADALRAAGGVRPGADVTGLNRARVLLDGEQVVVGLPGMAGTAGMPGAGGTGVGAAGPAQPLSLNAATAEQLDTLPGVGPVLARHIVEHRIEHGGFRSVAELREVDGIGERRFADLEPLVRP, encoded by the coding sequence ATGCCCTTGTGGGTCCAGTCCCGGTGCGGGCTCGAACGGCGCTCGCTGGCCGCGCTCGCCGTGGTCCTCGTCGTGGCCGCGGGCGTCGCGGGCGCGTTCTTCTGGGCGGGGCGGCCCCAGCAGGTCAGGGCGCCCGAGGTGGTGGGCGCGGCCAGGCCGCTGCCCCCGGCGGACGTTTCCCCCGCGGAGCCGGGGTTCCCGTCGCCCGCGGCCTCGGCCCCGCCGGTGGTCGTCGTGGACGTCGGCGGCAAGGTGCTCCGGCCGGGGGTGCTCACGCTGCCCGCGGGATCCCGGGTCGCCGACGCCCTGCGTGCGGCGGGCGGGGTCCGGCCGGGTGCGGACGTCACGGGCCTCAACCGGGCCCGGGTCCTCCTGGACGGCGAGCAGGTCGTGGTCGGGCTGCCGGGGATGGCCGGGACGGCCGGGATGCCCGGCGCGGGCGGGACGGGTGTGGGGGCGGCGGGGCCCGCGCAGCCGCTGAGCCTCAACGCGGCGACCGCGGAGCAGCTCGACACCCTGCCGGGAGTGGGCCCGGTGCTGGCCCGCCACATCGTGGAGCACCGGATCGAGCACGGCGGCTTCCGGTCGGTGGCCGAGCTGCGCGAGGTCGACGGGATCGGCGAGCGCCGGTTCGCGGACCTCGAACCGCTGGTGCGGCCATGA
- a CDS encoding YceI family protein, giving the protein MFGGLFGKRGSAAARSGPLAGLTVPPSAGVLSCRVLDPVDEPVRQAEFVLSDTAGRKVLAGETDPYGSVLATVPAGEYRLAVTAEGYTPYHGAAVVAEHGHAGLGDLKLQIAPQAQLPAPGDWEIDPTHSQVGFTARHIGLARIHGRFNGFAGVVRIAERMEQSAMHVVIDAASIDTGVQMRDDHLRSSDFLDVGAYPTMEFYSERFVHRGGSRWGVTGALTLHGVSRTVTLDTQYLGLGSGLEGETRGACRATTELHREDFTLTWQTLLARGIAAVGSSITIDLDVQIVPKKG; this is encoded by the coding sequence ATGTTCGGTGGTCTGTTCGGCAAGCGCGGCTCCGCGGCCGCCCGTAGCGGCCCGCTCGCGGGGCTCACGGTCCCGCCGTCGGCGGGCGTCCTGAGCTGCCGGGTGCTGGACCCCGTCGACGAGCCGGTCCGGCAGGCCGAGTTCGTGCTCAGCGACACCGCGGGCCGCAAGGTCCTCGCGGGCGAGACCGACCCGTACGGCAGCGTGCTGGCGACGGTCCCGGCGGGGGAGTACCGGCTCGCGGTCACCGCGGAGGGCTACACCCCGTACCACGGCGCCGCCGTCGTCGCCGAGCACGGGCACGCGGGCCTGGGCGACCTGAAGCTCCAGATCGCGCCCCAGGCGCAGCTCCCCGCGCCCGGCGACTGGGAGATCGATCCGACGCACTCCCAGGTCGGCTTCACCGCACGGCACATCGGCCTGGCCCGGATCCACGGCCGGTTCAACGGCTTCGCCGGCGTCGTCCGGATCGCCGAGCGCATGGAGCAGTCGGCCATGCACGTCGTGATCGACGCGGCCTCCATCGACACCGGCGTGCAGATGCGCGACGACCACCTGCGGTCGAGCGACTTCCTCGACGTCGGCGCGTACCCGACGATGGAGTTCTACAGCGAGCGCTTCGTCCACCGGGGCGGCAGCCGCTGGGGCGTCACCGGCGCGCTCACCCTGCACGGCGTCAGCCGCACGGTGACCCTCGACACCCAGTACCTCGGCCTCGGCAGCGGCCTGGAGGGCGAGACCCGGGGCGCCTGCCGGGCCACCACGGAGCTGCACCGCGAGGACTTCACACTGACCTGGCAGACGCTGCTCGCGCGGGGCATCGCGGCGGTCGGCTCCAGCATCACCATCGACCTGGACGTCCAGATCGTCCCCAAGAAGGGCTAG
- the lepA gene encoding translation elongation factor 4: protein MPATPTNVPEPSRTDPAQIRNFCIIAHIDHGKSTLADRMLQLTGVVDQRQMRAQYLDRMDIERERGITIKSQAVRLPWAPTEGPEQGRTHILNMIDTPGHVDFTYEVSRSLAACEGTILLVDAAQGIEAQTLANLYLAMENDLTIVPVLNKIDLPAAQPEKFAEELANLIGCQPEDVLKVSAKTGMGVEALLDRVVRDIPAPVGVADAPARAMIFDSVYDSYRGVVTYVRVVDGQLNKRERIKMMSTGATHELLEIGVSSPEMTASDGLGVGEVGYLITGVKDVRQSKVGDTITSLNKGATEALGGYKDPKPMVFSGLYPLDGSEYPDLREALDKLQLNDAALVYEPETSAALGFGFRVGFLGLLHLDVIRERLEREFGLDLIATAPNVVYRVVMEDGSEHTVTNPSEFPEGKISDVYEPVVRATILAPSEFIGAIMELCQTRRGTLIGMDYLSEDRVEIRYTLPLAEIVFDFFDQLKSKTRGYASLDYEPTGEQASSLVKVDILLHGDKVDAFSAVTHKDAAYAYGVRLVAKLRELIPRQAFEVPIQAAIGSRVIARETIRAIRKDVLAKCYGGDISRKRKLLEKQKEGKKRMKMVGSVEVPQEAFIAVLSSDDAAGGKGKK, encoded by the coding sequence GTGCCCGCGACTCCTACCAACGTGCCCGAGCCGAGCCGAACCGACCCGGCTCAGATCCGCAATTTCTGCATCATCGCGCACATCGACCACGGCAAGTCCACGCTCGCCGACCGGATGCTCCAGCTGACCGGTGTGGTCGACCAGCGGCAGATGCGCGCCCAGTACCTCGACCGGATGGACATCGAGCGTGAGCGCGGCATCACGATCAAGTCCCAGGCGGTCCGTCTCCCCTGGGCCCCCACCGAGGGGCCGGAGCAGGGCCGGACGCACATCCTGAACATGATCGACACGCCGGGGCACGTCGACTTCACCTACGAGGTCTCGCGATCGCTCGCGGCCTGCGAGGGCACGATCCTGCTCGTGGACGCGGCGCAGGGCATCGAGGCGCAGACCCTGGCCAACCTGTACCTGGCCATGGAGAACGACCTCACCATCGTCCCGGTGCTGAACAAGATCGACCTGCCGGCCGCCCAGCCGGAGAAGTTCGCCGAGGAGCTGGCGAACCTCATCGGCTGCCAGCCGGAGGACGTCCTCAAGGTCTCCGCCAAGACCGGCATGGGCGTCGAGGCGCTGCTCGACCGCGTGGTCCGGGACATCCCGGCCCCGGTGGGCGTCGCGGACGCCCCGGCCCGCGCGATGATCTTCGACTCGGTCTACGACTCGTACCGCGGCGTCGTGACCTACGTCCGTGTCGTCGACGGCCAGCTCAACAAGCGCGAGCGCATCAAGATGATGTCGACCGGCGCGACCCACGAGCTCCTGGAGATCGGCGTCTCCTCGCCGGAGATGACCGCGTCCGACGGTCTCGGCGTGGGTGAGGTGGGCTACCTCATCACCGGTGTGAAGGACGTCCGCCAGTCCAAGGTCGGTGACACGATCACCTCCCTCAACAAGGGCGCGACCGAGGCCCTCGGCGGCTACAAGGACCCGAAGCCGATGGTCTTCTCGGGTCTCTACCCGCTCGACGGCTCGGAGTACCCGGACCTTCGCGAGGCCCTGGACAAGCTGCAGCTCAACGACGCCGCGCTGGTCTACGAGCCGGAGACCTCCGCCGCGCTGGGCTTCGGCTTCCGCGTCGGCTTCCTCGGCCTGCTCCACCTCGACGTGATCCGCGAGCGCCTGGAGCGCGAGTTCGGGCTCGATCTGATCGCCACCGCCCCCAACGTGGTCTACCGCGTGGTCATGGAGGACGGGAGCGAGCACACGGTCACCAACCCGAGCGAGTTCCCCGAGGGCAAGATCAGCGACGTGTACGAGCCCGTCGTGCGCGCCACGATCCTCGCCCCCAGCGAGTTCATCGGCGCGATCATGGAGCTGTGCCAGACCCGTCGCGGCACGCTCATCGGGATGGACTACCTCTCCGAGGACCGGGTCGAGATCCGCTACACCCTGCCCCTCGCCGAGATCGTCTTCGACTTCTTCGACCAGCTGAAGTCCAAGACGCGCGGTTACGCCTCCCTCGACTACGAGCCCACCGGCGAGCAGGCGTCCAGCCTGGTCAAGGTGGACATCCTGCTGCACGGCGACAAGGTCGACGCCTTCTCCGCCGTCACCCACAAGGACGCCGCCTACGCCTACGGCGTGCGGCTGGTCGCCAAGCTGCGCGAGCTGATCCCGCGGCAGGCCTTCGAGGTGCCGATCCAGGCCGCGATCGGCTCCCGGGTCATCGCCCGCGAGACCATCCGCGCCATCCGCAAGGACGTCCTCGCCAAGTGCTACGGCGGTGACATCTCCCGTAAGCGGAAGCTGCTGGAGAAGCAGAAGGAGGGCAAGAAGCGGATGAAGATGGTCGGCTCCGTGGAGGTCCCGCAGGAGGCCTTCATCGCCGTCCTGTCGAGCGACGACGCGGCGGGCGGCAAGGGCAAGAAGTAG